CATCATGGATTATGTAATACACCACAATAGACCAGTAAAATTAATGATTTCCTTTTCCATTTTATCTCGGAATGACTGCAATAAGTGATTGGCCCTTCCACTTTTCTTAAAATCGTGCTTTGCTTGATTTAACTGACACTAATAAGTGGTAACTGAtaagtatcgaaaaaaaatcaatttttttggattcatGTTATCAGTCCCTTAATAATTAACTATCTgcaagttataaatttttctagtaTGTGACACAATTTAAGATTATGGAATATTTTATGAATCGATgtaaatattagaaatgttgaatcTGAAAAGATTTTGGAAACTTCGAGATGTTAAATAGCAGAAGATCGATTTGTATGTGTAGGTTGAAATGCATGCAATTATTAGTAATGCTTCAAAATGttacaataatattatttcaataaatgttatCTGTTCTAGTCTAACCTCTCTGCCGCTCAACTTGAAAGGAACAAGACTAAGGAACAATtggaagaagaaaagaaaatctcCTTATCTATCCGCATCAAACCCTTAGTTCTCGACGGTCTTAGCGTAGACAAACTCCGTGAAAAAGCACAAGAGCTTTGGGATTGCATCGTTAAATTGGAAACTGAGAAATATGACTTGGAAGAAAGGCAGAAACGTCAAGATTATGATGTAAGtataattcattattaaacGATAGGTGTAATAAAATTGCAATATTTTAATGTATCACATTATAAGAAATGgataaactaaaatatatatcaaaaattggataTTGAACTAATAAGTCAATACAGGTAATACAAgtaaattaatatattcataCAAGAATAATTCCATTTCAGCTTAAAGAATTAAAAGAAAGACAAAAACAACAATTGAGACACAAAGCTTTGAAGAAGGGTCTAGACCCTGAAGCCCTTACCGGCAAGTACCCAGTAAGTAtgaaacattttctatattagATCGTTTTATTCCATTTCTGCAATCATTAATGTATTTTTCGTTACTGTAATTATTGGTGGAATTAGGTTGTTCGTGTGGAGAAAAAGCAGATAAagatatacaggatgtcccaagTTGTTTGTCGCAACCTTACAATGTGGTTATGTCAAATAACAAGCCCCAAGCTGAAACGAAAATTACACATGACATTTATATGGAAATCATCAGGGCTTCTCAATAACTATgatcatttcaaaaaaagtacaaaacCCCAAAAATCTGTCAATTATGCTGCTCATTGAAAGGAAAGtaataactttcaaaattaaagaaatacaaaaaaacgaTGACCCTTATATACGATATTGCAAGGCTCTTATTTATACAAACGGTGTATCTCACTTACGGAATTGATTTATACACTAAATTATTCACTATCCACTAACACATACtactaaacacttatctaatGTATTTAAATACACAGATTAGTTTTTCCTATTCTGATGTGTTTACTTTATTATTTGGATTCTAGTATGTCGTAAAAAAGCCTTTCTAGAAATTGTATCTACGAAAACAATTACAACATAATGTAAACAGCTTATAAAAACAGTACAAAGAATTTCCGCATTATAGGAAAAAACATAATGTACCCGGCGAAATCCGTCAATCTTTAGATTATATTAACATAATCTATATCAGTGAACGAGTTCGTAATAATATTCTAGACTAAAAAATATGTTACGAGCCAATTACTTCTGTTTGATAGATCATTATCGAGCTGATCCGATCATAGTTTCTAATAAGCTCCATATTAACAAGTAAATAACAGTTGTATGGAACATAAATCACACATAAATAACACCATGTATGATAATCTTGAAATACCATTTGTGAAACATGTCATCAAAATTCCAAGCATAACAATAGAACATAAAATAGCCCAAATAAACTATTCATTCACTATGTGAACCAAACAACAGTAGAAAACCTCAAAAGAAATGGTCAACTGGCTCAGTAGTGGAAGGGTAGATAGCTCCCATGTCATCAGATCAACTTTCAGAATATTGTGATTCTAATTACTGGAtgtactaaataaaaaagaatacatGAGAGTAATTCAACTTACTTCAatcaaataccaaaattttcataaaaatatattatgttcGACGACGACGAAGGCGTCTATTAACTGAAAAAACGTTGGGCGCCAATTGTGACGATATCGAACACGATATAAATATAACGAtataaataaagagaaaataaatatattcaccTACTATTGGCTATACTTGGAATTATACATAAAGAAAACTTTCTCTCCCTGGATTTTATAGTAATGTGTAAAActatcataaaattttgattaattagcCTGAACATTTGTATTGATTTTAAGTCAaagaaattcattataaattgtcGTTATTCAAGTTCTGTCATttatgacaaatgttgaaaaatataaataaattttgacaaatatgcAAATGTTATATGATTGGTTATTGAAATTGGTTTACATCATTTGtaaagttaaattttaaaaattgatatccTATCCATGCCTAGTCAAACTATGTTAATTATTATGACGATCTAAAATTTCAGTCCAATATGTTTTTCACTATGCGCTCAGAAATCTGTGTATCTGTGACAACTCGTACTGGATCTTAAGCACACTTcaggaatttttgtttttatttaattaaccGCTTAGAATCTTTTAATCACCATATACACTTTcggatttttctttattcactTACTCCCGTAACACTCCGTTAGGATTTTTCAGTGACCACTTATACGTCAAAGTTTCTTATTTACTTTTGGTAGCTAACTACAACCTTCTTTTTTCCGCCTCTTATAGACTTTTTCAacgattgtcaattttttattatgtactTTTACGATATGTTTTTTACAAAACACTGAGAGTAAACTCTCCTAATTTCTTCTCtatattatgtttttaacgCATTTaaaagttcttgattttaggtctcttctgtttcaaaattatttttttttgataatttttaaaagaaagataaattttgacgtttctacttttctttaagtctctatcaaaatatgatatttgaaacagaagagacctaatatcaaaaacatttagatgcattaatatatcaaaaggtctaagaaattgaagaaatttattatttttatatatatatatatatatatatatatatatatatatatatatatatataattataagatTAGAGAAGTGACAATGTAAGAGTCAACTTCAATTTATGGGTTATATAtgattgttattttaaaaattaatgttgatTCCTTCATCTTCATAACTAATTCTTTCTACATACATCATGTTTATTCACCattattataaaagaatttCGTTTTTAGTCTGCTACCGTaatatttcattacaatatAAACGAGTATACCATTTGTTTACATGAATACATGAACTTTTATCATAGTGACAATCATGATTTTTAATTTCAGCCTAAAATTCAAGTAGCGTCCAAATATGAACGTCGTGTTGACACCAGGTCATACAGTGATAAGAAACATCTATTTGAAGGTGtaagtatatttattatattatatttattatattatatattcaataccaacaaaaaaattatcaatacaattaaaattcaaccaacttttaaatttaaattgacaCTATTGTCACAAAACAAGAAcagtttgatatatttttatatgttaataaataatattattttgaatacaattatacGTTTTGCTAGGGCTTTGATATGCTCTATTTGGATTTCTTGGAAAAAGTTTGGAAGaacaaaattgaagaatttatgaACAGACCGCGTGGtacgtttttttgaaaatgtccaCAGTCCTTATTGAAAGTTTTGAGTAATGTCAATTAATGTACTGTTGTCCCTCGtcctattttttaaatttcattttttgttatttcatcttgaaatattgtgatGAATGAGGtattaacatcaaaaaaatgtttaaaaatatatataaaacaaactacTAATATCCTTCTGATACACAAAAGGAGTAAATGCATCAGCCATAGATAAAAAGGAGTAAAGTACAGTATTTTTAGCATTGCAAGTTATCAATATGTTCTTTTAGATGTATACAGTTAAAACTAATCATTCTtggtaatttaaataaaattatgtaacatgaaagttataaaattttcaacattcctttaTTATTATGACTTTCAGACAAGACGGCAAAATCGTGAAgacatattattaaaaatacttgagTTCCATAAACACcaagtttataaaatttttataaaataaactctCACAAACACACGCCTAAAATCTATGCTTTAGATAACTAGGATCAGGAggataaatatttgttgaaatcaCTATATTTCTGATTTTTCGTTAAGTATCGTTGTTTTGTTTGAatgtgtttttgtttgttttaacaGGGTTTTGAAGAAATCATTAAAGAATTTAATGAAAAGAgctggaaagaaaaatatggaCAATTTGACGGCAGACAAAAAAGTAATTTGCTTTAATACCTGTTTAAAAATTACTTGAGAGTATTTGCATGTTATAGGCTTTTGCATGCCCTTTACtaactgaaattttaaaaatatatatttaaaaagtatcAACGGGCAAATTTTATACATACACAATAATCATTCGAATCATATAATGAAACTAAAATCATAtgattgaaaaacaaaacaatatgatttTCTAAAGTTCCATTTGCTGTCATGTTTCTAATGTTATTATTAAAGTCAAATATTTAGAATCAAATTAACCACAAAcccttgatttttattttactattagAATATCTTACTTTGACTATAGAACTTCTATGcatataattttgaacaaaccgcaattgattatatataaatacatttattacaaacaaataacATCATCATAAAAACGTCCCTAAGCACCTTCctcattttaactatttttttacacCCCACtaattaagtaataaaaatatttttcacactaCACCATAGggtaaaaattaattgatcttGTTTTTATTTAGCAAAACTTCCCAAATGGTTCGGTGAAAGACCAGGCAAAAAAGCCGGAGACCCAGATTCACCTGAAGGTGAAGAAGAAGGTAAACAAGCTGCTGATGATGATGACGATCTTAAAGAACCTGTAATTGAACCAGAACCAGAAGAAGAGGAGGAAGAAGAGGAAGTAGAAGTCGATGAAGAAGAGGAGGACGATGaggaagaagaggaagaataaATGCCAAAATAAAGTAAGTAGTTGCGTATAATTTTAAAGTACAAAGATCTACGACATCACCTAGTTAATGTAGTTGTAGAGTCTCCTAATAGATTGAGTGAGAATCAGATCATATGTATACATGTTTTCTGTGAGGAAAAATAAACATGTGAATACTTCTTCTGCGGGATAATTTACTTCTATCAACTTGAGCTTGTGtatataataatcattaaaaaaataaccatACCCTCAAGGttcttaaaatatttactaaatgGTGGAAGTGAACTATCATCAAAAACTAatgatcatttttttgtttcagaatttatgtaggaaaataatataatgtaacATCAAATTCTCATATAAGAAATGAAAACCAGTTACTTCAACATAcataacatttcaaattttgttttattttttgttccaagttgtttaaaatgtttatttatatttattatataaaaagttgtaTATGTAATCTTAAAGCAAGGTTATATTATAATGGTGTTTTATTTGTATGTTAGGTTTAAGCCAAAAATAAACCATTTGAATAATTAACTGTGATatctatttatttgatttgCCCACCAGAAATTCATTCCAGATCTTCTGTGAATACTTCCTACGAAGCGGTCTTTGAATATAACACcataatctaataatttttttaaaaaaatcaccaaataaatggacaaaacattttcaattggtGCAATacatttgtgaaattttgactAGCACAAAATTAGAAGCTCACTATTCTTGGGGTTCAGAGTTATGCGGGCTGCATTTTTGTCCTTGTGACGCGATCGCCATCTAGCGGTCAAATACGACAACTGGGCGTCGGTCATATTGTTGATGCGTTTTTCGTAAACAAACTAGGATGAGCATAGCACCTTACTTCCAATTACTGAAAGATGGTGAACTCCGGGTAATTCTATATTCACAGGGTTGATAAATACCttgatagaataaaaaataagtcGTGGGTTGCGTataatttctatcaaaaattgaactgctcatatatattaacttcTATTACAAAACCTAGATTGAtagaaagaaagaagaaaacgTTCGACATGAATATAATAGAAAGTTATGGAGTTTTCGCACGGGAAATAATGAAACTGAACAAAACATTATGAGAGACCGGAAATATCGAAATGCCAAAGATGTTCTGAGGCCCTGAATTTATTAGTATGATATctaaatatctcaaaaaacctCAATTACTTCCAGGGACGCAAGACTTAAATTTCAGCGGGGAAATTGAAATCAAGTGGAAAGAAAGAAACACTATTCAGTTGTATATTGTTTCATCGAATGGAAATATATAGGGACTCACATAAAATGATTTATGCAATGAAAAGTGAGAAGAAGTTATTCGAACATTAAGACAAAATATGATCAGAGTGAAATCCTGATTCCAGAACACTATGGTGCCACATGCACAAAAAGTGGAATACAAACCTTGCCGAGCTCTATCACACGTTCCCCTGACAGCACTTTCACACCAGGACGATATACATGGTTAGAGGTGAGGAAATTCTGAGCTTTTAAACTCTTGTGATTCTTTATAGCTTCTTTGGTATAAAGCTAAATACTCCAGTCTGTCTAATAAGGTAACGCGTGGCCAGTGGTCCTATTTTCCTCCATATCTTCGTACCGCAGCTCAAACGGGTCACTACCACACTCATGAACTTTCTTGTGATAGTGCTCACGGTCATGATATCACTATATAGGTCACTATATAGTGATATCAGAAAATTTCTAGCAACAGGAATTTTAGTACTAAAAACATGTGAAAAAGGAGGCAGATGATTCAGAGCCTTTTGTAGTGAGAATAAGTCGGTTTTTGAATTTGTAGTTGGTGAAATATAAAGGTTTAAATCCATAATGTATACAActcaatttcttcaaattttgaatcAGTTCGCTTTTATTCTCATTGTGtgaaatataagttttcaaattttgtattcataATAGAATTCCATACAAATGTATTGATATTCAGTATGTATAGGAAAATAACTTGCAAACTAGAATAGATGGAAACACGAAACTAAACTAACTAAAAATGATTTGACTATGGTATATTATGTCTCCTCTTActtattaatttgatattgatttgAATAATAGACCTGTATAAGACTAGTATAGCATCATGAAGGCAAACCTTTGTGACATTCATTGCTACTTATTGACATTCAGAagcaaatgaaaaatgttttataacaaaatgctTCATCATTTGAAAATGAACTATCAATATACAATGACAATCAACTAGAAACCAAACAGTCTTCTAACTTTGTAGTCTATTGATACAATTACAATGAAACGCCAACTGCACAtgtgcaaaatattttatttttatataattacaatataataattgataaactgaagttgaatataaatacagaagcaatgaaaaataatagtaaaaaggattctcttcttttttctacttatgctgctacaacttttgtttgtgTACCTTTTTGTGTCATATTGATTTTGTCTCCTAAACTTAAGGCCATACCctgaaacaaacaaaaggaCTGTGATTAGCATATTTAAAAGTTACCTAAAATAACCCTCTACCACATATAAACCCATTTATGGTTCaccaatattaatatttttttacgttatGTTGCACAAGCAATAACTATACGTATGGTGGACATTTTAATTGTTATGTTGGcaatacgaaaatattttttgttgtccTCTAACGTCATTGCTTGCAGAATGGATCCTACTCGTTTTTATAGCTCTCAGAAGCATGTTAATACTATACCTGCGGACGGCTCGCTTAGTGATGATGAATTAGTTTCTGATTCTGATAGTGAATATGTTCCTCTTATACAATTTCAACGTCACAGACGATCTCTTGTTATACCCGAAACAACTAGTGATTGCTCTGATGATGAAACTTACCCACCACCAGCCACGCATTAAAAAGGAAAGGCAAAAAAAGATAAGCCCACTAAAATAAAATGGGAGCCCAAAAAATTAAACTGGAAATACCGTCATTTTGttcttgtttttatttcctTAGGATCTGATACAAAACAATCTAATTTAAAATCTGTTTAAGACAGTATAAACAAACTAACATAACTAAACCAGAAATGGAGAAATTTATTGGCATGGTAATATTCATATCTATAGTGAAATTACCTGCCCCACAATAGtactgaaacaaaaacagcgaCAAATTTAAGAAACCATGACAACCaatagttttgaaataaaaaaactagtaataacattttaaaattgaaatttcgacCTACTTCTGtcaatttgcataattatatcaatcaatagatcacctacatgatgaatgtcaaaataaatatgaaatcaaaatacaaatctgttttaacataaaaaattaatttttccttagtttttatatttcaaaaattttagcaGCTATCAATCAAACAACAAAgctattaatgataaaaaagattatgGATTAGGTAAGGGtgttctttgaaaataattaaagatgTTAATAATTGAAAGATTGACTTGACTCTAGAGTTTTGGAAGTATGTCTTTAAAATATTAAGGAGCAGAAAGAACCAactacttacaataatttaatattctggGTCTGtatgttatatatttaaaattatacctGATTTTATGATTTGTAACTCAAAAACCCTTATCTTTACTTTTaagaaatactaaaataaattcttttacaAAACAATGTGTCCATCAACTgttattcaaatagaaaacttTCGCTTCCAAATTATAGTgaactaaaaatatgaaaagtataatatcttaaaaaatgacGACTCTTCCCAAATTTGTCTCTATATTGCTGTAAATGTGgacttaattattttatttaattcatgtCGTCGCatgtttccaaataattttttcgatgaCGATATATTTTTCGTCTTCGGACGAGCTTCAGCTCCAAATTAATGTAGCAAGATATCTAGCCGTTGggctattttatttttcaaaagataCCTCGGCCAGCTTAGAATTCAAACATAAAGATAACCTAAGTTGGCATTTGACGTTTGCCGCTAAAGCTAATCTGCTAAAGTGAAACATTTCAGACTTAACCTTaaagttcaaattaaaagaacatTTAGGCTAAATGGCAATTATGAAATGCGCAGCTTAATTTACAAGTAACTTTAAATTTAAAGCTACCTTTAAGTGTAGTATGAAACCAGTCGTAAACTTAAATAAGTTATAACACTTACCTGACTCTTTGCCCTGATTCTAATATGACCACTCACTGGTGCATCTGGTTTGCTAAAAGACTTCTCTATACTTAAATTAGCCAAAGCATCTTCACCAAAAATAGATCTGGCATACATATTGGCTGCCATAAAGCCGCATTGACCACTGAGAGCTTTCTCCGGAGTTAAACATTTCATGTTTGTACTTTTCAGTAAATGATCTAAATATTCAGATAAATCCGTGAGAGGCGTATTAACAGTAACCTTATTTTCCCATTCGAATTCCGCCCACATTCTCATAAAATCGGTGTCGGTACAACTAGCCGGCACTATATAATCCATAATATCTATGTGAATATCGTTTAATACTACAACGTTCCTGTCGGATGCCGCTCCTGTTACATCATATACGATATTACCGAATATTATACCATTTTCAGTAGATGCTACTTTGACGTTTGCTTTTATGTTGCAAAAATCTTTAGGTGCTAATACAACTGGTTGAGGTTTTTCCACCAATTTTAAATCTCCGAGCGTTGCCAATTCTAAAGTGCAATTTTGTAAAGTATCATTAGTTTGATTAACAATTAATACATCAAGGATGATATCATACTGATTCACATGAACATAAGCTTCCGCATATACGGGATCAGAAAATCCTGTTAATTGTGTGATTTTATCTAATTTGCAAGAATTTAATACTGATTCGCCACCTGCTGGTCGACCTCCAACCAGTGCTTGCGACAGAGACATTTCAAAGACGTTTTCACCGAGTTCTCCAGTTTTATCAGTTTCTAATTGCACGAAACTAATAGCGTCGTCTGTTTGCACAGtgtgtttctttttttctttacttttttggTTGGTGGCTTCCTCAGTTTCTTTAGCAGCTAACATATTCTGCAACGCCGATCTAcataagttttcaaaaatatccacGACAATTGGAGTACGTTCTGATAAAACTCGCAAGCAGAAGAGAATGTGGTCTTTATCATCATTTGTTATCGCTTTTGTTGGCAAACCTGAAACAGTAAATGGTATGTGAGAGCTACATATAAACTGAAAACTGTTCTTCAATTGaaacaagaaattttggaaacaattgtaaatatgaatatatttcttCAGTTTCTTACTTATAGACTTTTTTATACggttttgttaattaaattgtcttttgtttttagatcttttacaaataaatatataacagttaaaaatattgacattttgacCTATTGTGGTCTTTATCAAATTTCTCCAAATTTACAATTATTCCCTCATATTTTTCGACTTATTTTCCTAATCTTCCCCAactagatatattttttcttttgcatCTTCTATTGTTTTTGTCAAGACATTCTTATCATTTTAATATCATCTTCACTGACCCATATGGTACAATACTAGATGTTTTTGTTCCTAAGCATTGTATATTAAACAAAGCATGCCTGCAACTGCCCCTAGTACATAActatgaagtatttttatgtCCATTGTTCAGTTTGATTTTTGCTAATCCTTTTTACTTTGTTTCCGTTCGCATTCTTCAGCTCTATTTCTTTTCCAATGATATTTTTAGTATTCCAGGTactatctttatttattttatctcctatgtttattattctttattgCTTGATTTTTTACCTTCTGTGTTATCCTTTTCGGCTGCTGCTCTaactttttgtcatttttcCCATCTTTGTCATCATTATCTGTTTCTAtatttgagcatttgctttctTTTGATGTTTGATAATCTTTATTGTTGATTatcagtttgttttatttaataactgttcgttttctatttactaaaattaaacaaaaattcgaAAGTATAAGTAGTGACCAGAAAACCAAACGGGGAGTTATGAGAAGTgaacaaaaagataaaaatccGAAGTTTTATATTGTGATTGAAGGTTTCTTAACGAttagttgaaatataaaaaaataatgaagaaatttcAGAAGTATAAGACCAAATGTTGAGGATCCAATATGAGTTATGAAAGTCAAACAGTTTTGGCAGTATTATCTTCTTTCTTCCAAGATTTCTCCTCAACCCAAATATCAGttccattgaaatattttgtatttcgtagaattttttttgtaaatttcacaACTTCAACAAAATCTGGTTTCTTTCCCTATATAGTTTCTAATTGACCTAACATCTTCCAATTCAGTTTTATTCAAGCTAACTCACATCTGTTctaatattcttattattttgtctTGGGTAATAATCTCGGATTCAGTGTTTGTATCTGTATCTCTCTAGcttttaaatccttttttcttgtttcatcaCTTTATCCTGCAACATCTTGTTTTTTCCTTCTTTCTCATCTAATTTTTGTACTAGGTTTTCTAATTTATcatacatatattttgttttatttataacctGGTAAATAGTTCCcctattttttccattttagttATACTCAACGATAATGGTGTCATCAAGTCCAATACTTCAGAGGTTGGTAAATTATGGTTTTCACATTATGTTTCAAGAATTTAAGCACAAgccataatttattttgttgcaaGTCCTTAATTGCTATTAGCTTGACACTTGATAACCTTTTAATACCTGCAATTGCAAAAATAAACACTTTTCACAAGTTTtcttaactattttattttaagagTATTTTATTTACCCCATTTTTACTATTTGCAAAATTATTTCTCAGATCTTCTGGTAaagagatgaaaaataaaaaaaatctcttcACACTTAAGCACCATGTTGCTAACCCAACAATTGTGAATAAATGAAGtagaatttaatatataataaatttagtatAGTTTAAGCATTGTTGTTTATCTCACAAATTGTGtgatgtatgtatgtatgtatgatgAAATCATATATCTGTTGAATGAAACTTACCAGATTTTCCCAAATGTAAAATCCCTGCCATAATAAGCATAATTTTAGCATTGAAAGCACTACTTTCTGCTGGTGATGCTACATTGTCATATcttaaagaaatttttgttaaagttGAGGCCAATGAAGCGGATATGAAGAAATCACCATCCATGAGATATTGCCTTAAAGTGGGTCTCTTTTCTTTGGTAGATTTACTAAAAGATTTATTagaatcatataaaataaaatattggtaaCATTAGTTACAgtcatcaaatttttgttttagtaaaCAAATACCTTATGGTGTTAAAAGCTGATTGAGTAGCATATGTTCCATCTGAAGTTACTAGAGTGGTAGCTCCTTTCTGAACAACAGGAGTAgtttcctcttcttcttcttctccagatatcaatttttgttcagcTTCTACTAGAGACCCTTCGCCAAGTAATCTTTCTATTTCCTCGACAATACTTTGAAGATCATGAATATGATGTGCGTATTCACCCAAAATCCATAAGGCTGCTCGGTGGACTTTaactaattttatatctttaaaactttttatcagtGTCTGCAAATTAAAATTCCAGTCATTGTATTGGGAtagaagtatataaaaaaaacttttataactagtttttgtatttcagaaaaaaatagattctaataaaattattaatcatttttgtttttagttcTATTTATAGAGGGGAGAGATAATAACCCCCATGATGTTGACACGACACtttgtatttacaaaataaatttttgaatgttgaTCTAGGTTTGTTCTACTTTGTTCTAGAACAACATAAAGCTGCGAGTTCTTTTATATTGTTCCGAATctgatcaaaaaattgttttttacaaatttcgtGACAAATCATTTTTGAGCTAGCACTGAAAATTCGAGCTATTGCGATCatgttcattattttgaattgtttaaaatttcctCTGAATTGAttcagaatttgaaaaaaattattcttcaaaatttttatgagtACTGATCTCAATTTCGTGAAATCACTATTATATGAGTTGTCCTATGTTTTTTCTGCTAAATTAAGATGGCAGTGggatattaattgaataatataacAATTGCTATTaaagtttccaaaaaataattattatatatgcCTTAATAATTTGAAGGTGTATATaggtaattaaatttataaatgtaaTTATGCAACAATTATTTTGTCACTTACTTCAAGGATCAAAGGTTGCAGATCATTATATTTCTGTATAGCTTCCCTCAAGAACAACAAAACATCAGTGGCT
This DNA window, taken from Diorhabda sublineata isolate icDioSubl1.1 chromosome 4, icDioSubl1.1, whole genome shotgun sequence, encodes the following:
- the LOC130442441 gene encoding troponin T isoform X4, which encodes MSDEEEVYSEGAGDPEFIKRQDQKRSDLDEQLREYIAEWRKQRAKEEEDLKKLKEKQAKRKITRADEERKMAERKKAEEERRIREIEEKKQRDIEEKRQRLEEAEKKRQAMMQALKDQNKNKGPNFTITKRDAASNLSAAQLERNKTKEQLEEEKKISLSIRIKPLVLDGLSVDKLREKAQELWDCIVKLETEKYDLEERQKRQDYDLKELKERQKQQLRHKALKKGLDPEALTGKYPPKIQVASKYERRVDTRSYSDKKHLFEGGFDMLYLDFLEKVWKNKIEEFMNRPRAKLPKWFGERPGKKAGDPDSPEGEEEGKQAADDDDDLKEPVIEPEPEEEEEEEEVEVDEEEEDDEEEEEE
- the LOC130442441 gene encoding troponin T isoform X2; the protein is MSDEEEVYSEEEEEEEVVETTTTTTTKVEEGAGDPEFIKRQDQKRSDLDEQLREYIAEWRKQRAKEEEDLKKLKEKQAKRKITRADEERKMAERKKAEEERRIREIEEKKQRDIEEKRQRLEEAEKKRQAMMQALKDQNKNKGPNFTITKRDAASNLSAAQLERNKTKEQLEEEKKISLSIRIKPLVLDGLSVDKLREKAQELWDCIVKLETEKYDLEERQKRQDYDLKELKERQKQQLRHKALKKGLDPEALTGKYPPKIQVASKYERRVDTRSYSDKKHLFEGGFDMLYLDFLEKVWKNKIEEFMNRPRAKLPKWFGERPGKKAGDPDSPEGEEEGKQAADDDDDLKEPVIEPEPEEEEEEEEVEVDEEEEDDEEEEEE
- the LOC130442441 gene encoding troponin T isoform X1 yields the protein MSDEEEVYSEEEEEEEVVETTTTTTTKVEEGAGDPEFIKRQDQKRSDLDEQLREYIAEWRKQRAKEEEDLKKLKEKQAKRKITRADEERKMAERKKAEEERRIREIEEKKQRDIEEKRQRLEEAEKKRQAMMQALKDQNKNKGPNFTITKRDAASNLSAAQLERNKTKEQLEEEKKISLSIRIKPLVLDGLSVDKLREKAQELWDCIVKLETEKYDLEERQKRQDYDLKELKERQKQQLRHKALKKGLDPEALTGKYPPKIQVASKYERRVDTRSYSDKKHLFEGGFEEIIKEFNEKSWKEKYGQFDGRQKTKLPKWFGERPGKKAGDPDSPEGEEEGKQAADDDDDLKEPVIEPEPEEEEEEEEVEVDEEEEDDEEEEEE
- the LOC130442441 gene encoding troponin T isoform X3 translates to MSDEEEVYSEGAGDPEFIKRQDQKRSDLDEQLREYIAEWRKQRAKEEEDLKKLKEKQAKRKITRADEERKMAERKKAEEERRIREIEEKKQRDIEEKRQRLEEAEKKRQAMMQALKDQNKNKGPNFTITKRDAASNLSAAQLERNKTKEQLEEEKKISLSIRIKPLVLDGLSVDKLREKAQELWDCIVKLETEKYDLEERQKRQDYDLKELKERQKQQLRHKALKKGLDPEALTGKYPPKIQVASKYERRVDTRSYSDKKHLFEGGFEEIIKEFNEKSWKEKYGQFDGRQKTKLPKWFGERPGKKAGDPDSPEGEEEGKQAADDDDDLKEPVIEPEPEEEEEEEEVEVDEEEEDDEEEEEE